The genomic interval CTACAGCGCCATCGCAGGTGTGCATCAGCTATCCGATTAGCAGGATGTGCCTGCAACAGAGGGCGTTCCAGTTTTCCACTCGAACCCCCCTACTGCTTCACCACTTCGATTAAGTATTCTACTACTGGACATTCATCTGGACCGACGTGTCGAACTGTGTTTTTCTTCATCTGGCATCTATACCCTCTCGTTGTAAACCACACTGCTCACGTCTCACGCGACCCACCATGTCAGACCCCAGCGAAGCGGGTGCGACGCCGCATATCACACAACGGGTAACGACAATTCCTGGAGGAACTACGACAACGACGCGAACGACAACATACACTGTTCGTAGTGTTCCTGTAAAGACGACGACAAGCTCCTACGCCGTCCGCTCGTCCGCGGTGGCGGCAGGCCCCACTACAAGAAAGGACAGCTTTACTTTCGATGATCTCAAACGCTATTTCGAAGATCAGGGCAAGCTGATCATGGAAGATCCGCGGACGAAACACCTCATTGAGTCTGGCCAGGTTTGTCATTGCATGGGTTGAAAACAGAGAGTACATCAAAGACACTGCCCATTTCTTTCAAATATCAATATCATGACTTTGCAGCAAAACGCCTTTTTTTGCTGTGGACAGGCGACTTGGGAAGACGTCAAGAAGTATCTGGATACGCGCGCGCCACGAGCATGCCCTGTAGAAGGAAGCAACGTGGTCTACAGTGCAACAGTAAGCGGCACGAGCGATGTTGTCCAGCTCAAACTCATTTCAGTCTGCGTCTACGTTCATGGCGCTGCGTGCCTCTGGCATTCCATGACGCTCTCTCCACTCTTTCCTTTGCTCGTTGACGACAGGGTGGATACTGGTACCCCGTCGTAACGGGCACAGCCATGGTCGCTGCTCCCAACTCTATTTTCGAGGTGGGGCCAGATTCGGCGGAGATCTGTAATAAGATATCCTTCCGCCCCCGCCTTGATGCGTACTACGACGCCAATGGCAAGAGACTTGTTTTGTTTTTCGACCTTCCTGGGTTCGAGAAGAAGGATGTCGAGATAGAGTTGGACAAGGGCGCACTTGCAGTCTCTGGTGAGCAACGTAGATCGTCAGGGGACGCTTACTATAGAATCGAATGTGTGGTAGCACCCCGTTGCAAGTCAAGGTGACCATGACATTACCGTCGCCGTGTGCCGTTATACATACTTTCAGAGCGATATAACAATAAGACCACTGCCGCGTGAGAATGAGGCCTTCAGCTGCAAGCCCGGTCAATTGTTTTTCTGGTGGTTGGCACAAGAGGTAGAAAAGGCCGTTCCCTCTAGCTGCGCTGGTTGCTGTGTCGCAGGTGAACGACCGAAGTCGGACGACAGCACGACCACGCCAGACGGCAAGGATCTCATAAAAGAACGGCTCTTCGGGTTCTTCTATAGGAAGTTCCAGCTGCCCGCAAACGCGGTGGAAGATAGCATCAAGGCTTCCATGGAGCAGGGCGTACTGGAAGTGGCGATCGGCCTCAAGGACGAAAGCACACCGACCAAAAAGAAAATTGACGTGCAGTAGTTCCTCGACTGATGTGTTTTGTGTCACATGCCTTCGACAGCAGCAATGTGGACAACCTGCGTGGGCGCGATCCCCAGATGTTCACGCTCGAGCTCTTAAGTTCCACGGCGTTTTCATGCTATGTGCACCGTCTCCATGGGCCACAAAGTGAAAGTCAGGTTGTCTACGGCTTCGTGATATTGCTTCGTTGTTGCCATCTGACGGTTCCCGTTCACTTTTCAACTTACGAGACCCTGCCTTCCATGTACCGCTTTTGACGGTTCCTCTATACCTTCACACGTGCGAAGGCTACCCATATATTATTACGCCACACGAAGGCCTGTTCAGCGTGTTGAGAAAGCGATACTATGAGAGTAACTGAGCAGCAACCAGGCTGATCTTGAGAGCGCTCGTCTATGTGAACCTACCTCATCAACGGTGACATGTTTCCCACTTAATCGCTGCATTCCGCCCGCAGATTAAGATGAACAACACCGCCAACTGGACGTACAGCTGCATAAGGCACAACAGCGGGCTGGGTATCAACCGTGTCTACTGTTCCACACCCCTCCCTGAATGCGACCGCTGACCCCGTTGTGCACCCGTTCAAGCTATGGAGCCTTTAAGAAATCTAGACAAATTTATCGAGAAATGTGACACATCAGAGATGCGTGCATTTCTCCAGCATGTCCAAGAAAGGCAAGACATTTCCGCGGGGCAGTTTTGACGTTTCACACACAGACGACTAACGCAGGTTTCTCGAAGCACAGAAGCATAAAGAAGCGCGCTTGTTGAAGACTTTGGAAGGATTCCATGCAGAAACACTTGCGCTCGCAAAAGACAAAAGACGGCAGCTGAGGAGACATGCAATCGAGGCAATGCAAAAGCTGAGACAACGACAAGAAGCGTCAAGGGATGCGTTAGCCAACCACCTC from Besnoitia besnoiti strain Bb-Ger1 chromosome XI, whole genome shotgun sequence carries:
- a CDS encoding heat shock protein HSP29 (encoded by transcript BESB_020430), which encodes MSDPSEAGATPHITQRVTTIPGGTTTTTRTTTYTVRSVPVKTTTSSYAVRSSAVAAGPTTRKDSFTFDDLKRYFEDQGKLIMEDPRTKHLIESGQATWEDVKKYLDTRAPRACPVEGSNVVYSATGGYWYPVVTGTAMVAAPNSIFEVGPDSAEICNKISFRPRLDAYYDANGKRLVLFFDLPGFEKKDVEIELDKGALAVSGERPKSDDSTTTPDGKDLIKERLFGFFYRKFQLPANAVEDSIKASMEQGVLEVAIGLKDESTPTKKKIDVQ